One part of the Granulicella arctica genome encodes these proteins:
- a CDS encoding GlsB/YeaQ/YmgE family stress response membrane protein, with product MFHLIWVIIIGFVIGIIAKFILPGDNPGGFIATVLIGIAGSFLGTYLGRFIGHYGPDQSAGFLMSLLGALILLGLYHLFTRKRA from the coding sequence ATGTTTCATCTGATCTGGGTCATCATCATCGGTTTCGTCATCGGCATCATCGCCAAGTTCATCCTCCCCGGTGACAATCCAGGCGGCTTCATCGCCACCGTCCTCATCGGCATCGCCGGCTCCTTCCTCGGCACCTACCTGGGACGCTTCATCGGACACTACGGTCCCGACCAGTCCGCCGGTTTCCTGATGTCGCTCCTCGGCGCACTGATCCTGCTTGGCCTCTACCACCTCTTCACCCGCAAGCGAGCCTGA
- a CDS encoding BrnA antitoxin family protein, which translates to MVKKVSGSVKSAKAVKGGGAKQKAEGIALAASSKRTVTKFDTPAHGGDPFSSAISSIYRPKRKQLTLRVDVDVIAWFKAQGPRYQSYMATVLRIEMLQALGEKVWKENANI; encoded by the coding sequence ATGGTCAAGAAGGTGTCGGGGTCTGTCAAGTCTGCTAAGGCGGTCAAGGGTGGCGGTGCGAAGCAGAAGGCGGAGGGCATAGCGCTCGCCGCGAGCTCGAAGAGGACGGTCACCAAGTTCGACACGCCTGCTCATGGAGGCGACCCGTTCAGCAGTGCGATCAGCTCCATCTACAGGCCGAAGCGTAAGCAGCTTACGTTGCGGGTCGATGTCGACGTGATCGCGTGGTTCAAGGCGCAGGGGCCGCGGTATCAGTCGTATATGGCCACGGTGCTGCGCATCGAGATGCTTCAGGCACTCGGGGAGAAAGTTTGGAAAGAAAACGCTAATATCTAG
- a CDS encoding aminopeptidase: MSTAVAPAPATFDFASLPFEEKLDRFAKVAVHVGLNLQAGQELLISASIEMLPLVRRITEHAYKAGALLVTTFYGDDETALARYKYAQDASFDHAAQWMADGIAAAFGSGAARLAIAGANPALLAGQDPAKVSRANIAGSKANKPAMELITRHAINWSIVAAATPAWAKLVFPALSEDEAVAKLWNAIFTASRATSDDPVAAWKAHSKHLHERVNYLNQKRFHALRFHNADGTTDLTVGLADDHLWAGGGGEAGNGVFCNANIPTEECFTTPHKDRVDGFVKASKPLSHQGTLIENISCVFEGGRIVKATATAGEDVLNRLISTDDGARRLGEVALVPHSSPIAQSGVLFWNTLFDENAASHIALGQAYATCLKGGESMDKATLLGKGANSSLIHVDWMIGSGEMDVDGIAADGSSEPLMRKGEWA; the protein is encoded by the coding sequence ATGTCAACCGCCGTTGCACCCGCGCCCGCAACCTTCGATTTCGCCTCCCTCCCGTTTGAAGAAAAGCTGGACCGCTTTGCCAAGGTCGCAGTCCACGTCGGCTTGAATTTGCAGGCTGGGCAGGAGCTGCTGATCTCCGCTTCGATCGAGATGCTTCCGTTGGTACGGCGCATCACCGAGCATGCGTACAAGGCTGGTGCACTCCTGGTCACCACTTTTTATGGTGACGATGAGACCGCGCTGGCTCGCTACAAGTACGCGCAGGACGCCTCGTTTGACCATGCTGCGCAATGGATGGCGGATGGTATCGCCGCTGCATTCGGAAGCGGCGCGGCACGGCTGGCAATTGCGGGCGCGAATCCGGCACTGCTGGCTGGGCAGGACCCGGCGAAGGTTTCCCGGGCAAACATTGCGGGCTCGAAGGCAAACAAGCCAGCGATGGAGCTGATTACACGCCACGCCATCAACTGGTCGATCGTCGCTGCCGCTACGCCTGCGTGGGCCAAGTTGGTCTTCCCTGCCCTGTCTGAGGATGAGGCGGTCGCGAAGCTCTGGAATGCGATATTTACCGCGTCGCGGGCTACCTCGGACGACCCGGTCGCGGCATGGAAGGCGCACAGCAAGCACCTGCATGAGCGAGTCAACTATTTGAATCAAAAGCGTTTCCACGCGCTACGCTTTCACAACGCTGACGGCACGACTGATCTGACGGTGGGCCTGGCGGACGATCATCTCTGGGCGGGTGGTGGTGGTGAGGCGGGTAATGGAGTATTCTGCAACGCCAACATTCCCACGGAAGAATGCTTCACAACCCCGCATAAAGACAGGGTGGATGGCTTCGTGAAGGCATCGAAGCCGCTGTCGCATCAGGGGACTTTAATTGAGAATATTTCTTGCGTGTTTGAGGGTGGGCGCATTGTGAAGGCTACCGCTACAGCTGGCGAGGATGTGCTAAACCGTTTGATATCAACAGATGATGGGGCTCGGCGGCTGGGCGAGGTGGCTTTGGTGCCGCATTCTTCGCCGATCGCCCAGAGTGGGGTACTTTTCTGGAACACTTTGTTCGATGAGAACGCTGCCAGCCACATCGCTTTGGGGCAGGCTTATGCGACCTGTCTGAAGGGTGGGGAGAGCATGGATAAGGCGACTTTACTGGGAAAAGGAGCGAATTCGAGTCTGATCCATGTGGACTGGATGATCGGTTCCGGCGAGATGGATGTGGATGGAATCGCCGCCGATGGAAGCTCCGAGCCGCTGATGCGCAAGGGTGAGTGGGCTTAA
- the dapB gene encoding 4-hydroxy-tetrahydrodipicolinate reductase, which yields MRILVLGQGKTGKLVADVAAERGHSVHVLDAKENKDAAALTPPFVAGFDAVIDFTAPEAAVQNMRACLATGAKMVVGTTGWYAKLADMRGLAERRGGSLLHGTNFSVSVQAMLQLATAMGAALKGAGYEFRITETHHVTKVDAPSGTAISLGEMVQNAAGVDNVPIEAIREGDVMGLHVLEASNASDRLVLTHESFSRRGFAEGAVRAAEWVVQQKPGSYDFRDIYTKL from the coding sequence ATGCGGATTCTGGTACTTGGGCAGGGCAAGACAGGCAAACTGGTCGCGGATGTCGCGGCCGAGCGCGGACACAGCGTCCATGTATTGGATGCAAAGGAGAACAAGGACGCTGCGGCACTAACGCCGCCGTTCGTCGCGGGCTTCGATGCAGTGATCGACTTCACCGCTCCAGAGGCGGCGGTGCAGAATATGCGCGCTTGCCTAGCCACTGGCGCGAAGATGGTCGTCGGCACAACCGGCTGGTATGCGAAGCTGGCCGACATGCGCGGCCTCGCAGAGCGACGCGGCGGAAGCCTGCTCCATGGCACCAATTTCTCCGTGAGCGTACAGGCGATGCTTCAACTCGCCACCGCGATGGGCGCTGCGCTCAAGGGCGCGGGCTACGAGTTCCGCATCACTGAGACTCATCATGTCACCAAGGTCGATGCGCCCTCCGGAACGGCGATCAGTCTGGGCGAGATGGTCCAGAACGCCGCAGGCGTTGACAATGTACCGATTGAAGCCATTCGCGAGGGCGATGTGATGGGGCTCCATGTGCTCGAAGCAAGCAATGCGTCGGACCGGCTGGTGCTGACGCATGAGTCTTTCTCACGGCGTGGCTTTGCTGAAGGTGCGGTGCGTGCTGCCGAATGGGTAGTTCAGCAGAAGCCAGGGAGCTACGACTTTCGCGATATCTACACGAAGCTATAG
- the lysC gene encoding lysine-sensitive aspartokinase 3, with amino-acid sequence MSAAREHIVVMKFGGTSVEDAKAMLRTAAIVQGRRERGLQAAVVVSAMAKVTDMLLAASDAAGRGDKPGALALSARLRHRHIDTAAELLQGERFAGMQNVLNHEFDALDDLLRGISAVGELTPRTNDLVVSFGERLSSQMVAAAFDQKGLNGAHVDARTCIITDDHYGKAAPQEAAIEAKLLELVLPLLEAGKTPVMGGFIGSTAAGITTTLGRGGSDYTAALVGGGLHAGAIEIWTDVNGIMTTDPRICPDALRVKTISFEEAAELAYFGAKVLHPATILPAVQKSIPVWVLNSRNAENEGTKITAMAPPCASPFKSIAAKKRLTIIDVVASRMLMSHGYLKAVFDVFDKYECAIDMVSTSEVSISLTVDSNQRLPEICAELGKIADVKYEGRKALVCLVGEDIRGHNGIAGRVFSAVSHVNVRMISQGASEINMSFMIEEDDVEEAIRSLHKVFFAEPDETVFDLAARNLATQVATQV; translated from the coding sequence ATGAGTGCAGCACGCGAACACATCGTTGTCATGAAGTTCGGTGGGACCTCGGTCGAGGATGCGAAGGCGATGTTGCGCACGGCAGCGATCGTACAGGGCCGTCGCGAGCGTGGTCTCCAAGCCGCCGTCGTGGTTTCGGCCATGGCAAAGGTCACCGACATGCTACTGGCTGCGTCCGATGCAGCCGGACGCGGCGATAAGCCCGGAGCTCTTGCTCTGAGTGCGCGTCTGCGACACCGGCACATCGATACGGCAGCAGAACTGCTCCAGGGCGAGCGCTTCGCTGGAATGCAGAATGTCCTCAATCACGAGTTCGACGCGTTGGACGACTTGCTGCGCGGCATCTCCGCAGTCGGCGAACTGACTCCGCGCACCAATGATCTGGTCGTCAGCTTCGGCGAGCGGCTATCCAGCCAGATGGTAGCAGCAGCCTTCGACCAGAAGGGGCTCAACGGCGCACATGTCGATGCGCGCACCTGCATCATCACCGACGATCATTACGGTAAGGCGGCCCCGCAAGAGGCTGCGATCGAGGCCAAGCTGCTCGAGTTGGTGCTGCCGCTACTCGAAGCTGGGAAAACCCCTGTGATGGGCGGTTTCATCGGCTCGACGGCTGCTGGCATTACGACCACTCTTGGACGTGGCGGCAGCGACTACACCGCTGCGCTCGTCGGTGGTGGCCTGCACGCTGGGGCCATCGAGATCTGGACCGACGTCAACGGCATCATGACCACCGATCCGCGTATCTGTCCCGACGCGCTGCGTGTCAAGACGATCAGCTTCGAAGAAGCAGCCGAGCTCGCCTACTTTGGAGCGAAGGTGCTGCATCCGGCCACCATTCTGCCTGCGGTTCAGAAGAGCATTCCTGTCTGGGTGCTCAACTCGCGCAACGCGGAGAACGAGGGCACGAAGATTACGGCCATGGCGCCTCCCTGCGCCAGCCCGTTCAAAAGCATAGCAGCCAAAAAGCGGCTGACGATCATCGATGTCGTCGCCAGCCGCATGCTCATGTCACATGGGTATCTGAAAGCCGTCTTCGACGTCTTCGATAAGTACGAGTGCGCGATCGATATGGTCTCCACCAGCGAGGTCAGCATCTCGCTGACCGTCGATTCGAACCAGCGTCTGCCAGAGATTTGCGCGGAGCTGGGCAAGATCGCCGACGTCAAGTACGAGGGGCGCAAGGCTCTGGTCTGCCTGGTCGGCGAGGATATCCGCGGCCACAATGGCATCGCGGGCCGTGTCTTCTCCGCAGTCAGCCACGTCAATGTGCGGATGATCTCGCAGGGTGCGAGCGAGATCAATATGAGCTTCATGATTGAAGAGGATGATGTGGAGGAGGCGATTCGCAGCCTGCACAAGGTCTTCTTCGCTGAACCTGATGAGACGGTCTTCGATCTGGCAGCCCGGAATCTCGCTACGCAGGTAGCTACACAGGTTTAG
- the asd gene encoding aspartate-semialdehyde dehydrogenase: MERRKVGILGATGMVGQRFIQLLNHHPWFEITWLAASDRSAGKTYGEACKWKLDTPLPAKIAAMTVQPNVPEGATGELPKIIFAALDADVARELEPKFAAAGCAVISNSSAFRMVADVPLVVPEVNSDHLSLIETQSWRKESGGYIVTNPNCSAIGLVLALKPLEERFGIESLFVSTMQAVSGAGYPGVPSLDIMGNVVPYIKNEEEKMQEEVGKLLGSLSGNHIEMLDAKVSAHCNRVAVEDGHTECVSIKFKKKATREEILAAWSEFAPLDSAHLPTAPDQPVEYDTAVDRPQPRLDRMRGNGMAATVGRLRECSLLDWKFVVLSHNTIRGAAGAAVLNAEVLALLGKLDPLKKAANSPVAVGA, translated from the coding sequence ATGGAACGGCGCAAGGTTGGCATACTCGGCGCGACCGGCATGGTCGGGCAGCGATTCATTCAATTACTGAATCATCATCCGTGGTTTGAGATTACGTGGCTGGCGGCGAGCGATCGCAGCGCAGGCAAAACGTACGGCGAGGCGTGCAAGTGGAAGCTGGACACTCCCCTGCCGGCAAAGATCGCCGCGATGACGGTGCAGCCGAACGTCCCCGAGGGCGCGACCGGCGAGCTGCCGAAGATTATCTTTGCCGCGCTGGACGCGGACGTCGCACGCGAGCTGGAGCCGAAGTTCGCCGCGGCGGGATGCGCGGTCATCTCGAACTCGAGCGCCTTCCGTATGGTTGCGGATGTTCCGCTGGTGGTACCCGAGGTTAACTCCGATCACCTGTCTCTGATCGAGACGCAGAGTTGGCGCAAAGAGAGTGGCGGATACATCGTGACCAATCCGAACTGTTCAGCCATTGGCCTCGTTCTCGCGCTCAAGCCTCTCGAAGAGCGCTTCGGCATCGAGAGTTTGTTCGTGAGCACGATGCAGGCGGTCAGCGGCGCTGGCTATCCCGGTGTGCCTTCGCTGGACATCATGGGGAACGTCGTCCCTTACATCAAGAACGAGGAAGAGAAGATGCAGGAGGAGGTCGGCAAGCTGCTCGGCAGTCTTTCCGGCAACCACATCGAGATGCTGGACGCGAAGGTCAGCGCGCACTGCAACCGCGTCGCTGTGGAAGACGGGCACACGGAGTGCGTCAGCATCAAGTTCAAAAAGAAGGCGACACGCGAGGAGATTCTCGCGGCATGGAGCGAGTTTGCGCCGCTCGACAGCGCCCATCTGCCGACTGCCCCCGATCAGCCGGTGGAGTATGACACGGCGGTAGATCGTCCGCAGCCTCGCCTGGACCGTATGCGCGGCAATGGCATGGCAGCAACCGTGGGACGGCTGCGTGAGTGCTCGCTGCTGGACTGGAAGTTTGTCGTGCTTTCGCACAACACCATTCGCGGCGCGGCAGGCGCGGCAGTGCTCAATGCGGAGGTGCTCGCCCTGCTAGGCAAGCTCGACCCACTGAAGAAGGCTGCAAACAGCCCAGTGGCGGTGGGCGCATGA
- a CDS encoding carboxypeptidase regulatory-like domain-containing protein, which produces MKRLSGLVCAALVLCLVQGCKSKEAPSGASTSEATPASAPQAQAAPLDPATLGEVSGTIRLKGKPPVPVKIDTSMDPACGMSGSAAFTSEQYVVNDGKLANVYVYVKSGPGMIRARITSGKTPSAVLDQKGCRYTPHVIAIEAGDYVEFRNSDVTMHNIHTMPTVVGNEAIDISQGPKGTPVIKQFPDAEVMLPVRCNNHPWMNAFINISATPFFAVTDAFGQFDLKGLPAGQYVLGAVQEKLGEQTLTVTVPAKGTAKGDFTFTMK; this is translated from the coding sequence ATGAAGCGTTTGAGCGGTCTGGTCTGTGCGGCACTGGTTCTTTGTCTGGTGCAGGGATGCAAGTCGAAGGAGGCTCCGTCGGGTGCCTCGACAAGCGAGGCTACACCGGCGTCGGCACCGCAGGCGCAGGCCGCACCGCTCGATCCGGCGACGCTCGGCGAAGTGAGCGGAACGATTCGCCTCAAGGGCAAACCACCTGTCCCGGTAAAGATCGACACCAGCATGGACCCGGCATGCGGCATGTCGGGGAGCGCGGCTTTCACCTCCGAGCAGTATGTAGTCAACGATGGCAAGCTCGCGAACGTCTACGTCTACGTGAAGAGCGGCCCGGGCATGATCCGCGCCCGTATCACCAGCGGTAAGACACCGTCTGCGGTGCTCGACCAGAAGGGCTGCAGGTACACCCCACACGTCATCGCCATCGAAGCAGGCGACTACGTCGAGTTCCGCAACTCCGACGTCACCATGCACAACATCCACACCATGCCTACCGTCGTCGGCAATGAAGCGATCGACATCTCGCAAGGGCCGAAGGGGACTCCAGTGATCAAGCAGTTCCCGGACGCCGAGGTGATGCTGCCGGTTCGGTGCAACAACCATCCCTGGATGAACGCCTTCATCAACATCTCGGCGACGCCGTTCTTCGCGGTCACCGATGCCTTCGGCCAATTCGACCTGAAGGGCCTCCCCGCAGGCCAGTACGTGTTGGGAGCGGTCCAGGAAAAGCTGGGCGAACAGACCCTGACCGTGACGGTCCCAGCAAAAGGTACGGCAAAGGGCGATTTTACCTTCACGATGAAGTAG
- a CDS encoding isocitrate/isopropylmalate dehydrogenase family protein has translation MMAAKTHKVTLVPGDGIGPEVTTAVVKIVEAAGAATGAAFDWHTFDAGADAFAKTGEYIPKALYNSIEQNRVALKGPVTTPIGGGFASINVTLRKKFDLFANFRPIKNLPGLKTNYPGVDLIIFRENTEDLYAGLEVMVVPGVAQSLKIITEKGSTRIAKAAFDYAKKHGRKKIHSIHKANIMKLTDGLFLDCARKVATGFPEVEYKEHIVDNTCMQLVMNPYQYDILLTENLYGDILSDLCSAFVGGLGLVPGANLGAECAIFEAVHGSAPDIAGKDLANPTALLQSAVLMLHHLDEPATAERIQAGIEAVYAEGKTLTKDVGGTSGTKAFADAVIAAMESAA, from the coding sequence ATGATGGCGGCGAAGACTCACAAGGTAACGCTGGTTCCGGGCGATGGCATTGGACCCGAGGTGACTACAGCGGTAGTGAAGATTGTAGAGGCTGCGGGTGCAGCCACCGGGGCAGCTTTTGACTGGCACACCTTCGATGCGGGCGCCGATGCGTTCGCCAAGACCGGTGAGTACATCCCGAAGGCTCTTTACAACTCGATCGAACAAAATCGCGTTGCGCTGAAAGGGCCAGTGACGACGCCGATCGGCGGAGGCTTCGCTTCGATCAATGTGACACTGCGGAAGAAGTTTGACCTGTTTGCGAACTTCCGCCCGATCAAGAATCTTCCGGGACTGAAGACGAACTATCCGGGTGTGGACCTGATCATCTTCCGTGAGAACACGGAGGATCTGTACGCGGGGCTCGAGGTGATGGTGGTGCCGGGTGTGGCGCAGTCGCTGAAGATCATCACTGAGAAGGGTTCGACACGGATTGCGAAGGCAGCCTTCGACTATGCGAAAAAGCACGGTCGCAAGAAGATTCATTCGATCCACAAGGCGAACATCATGAAGCTGACCGACGGTCTCTTCCTCGACTGCGCGCGCAAGGTCGCCACTGGCTTCCCCGAGGTTGAGTACAAGGAACACATCGTCGACAACACCTGCATGCAGCTTGTGATGAACCCGTACCAGTACGACATTCTGCTGACAGAGAACCTCTACGGCGACATTCTGAGCGATCTCTGCTCCGCGTTCGTCGGCGGCCTTGGGCTGGTTCCAGGCGCGAACCTCGGAGCTGAGTGCGCTATCTTCGAAGCGGTGCACGGCTCGGCTCCGGATATCGCAGGCAAGGATCTTGCGAACCCCACTGCTCTGCTCCAGAGTGCTGTGCTGATGCTGCACCATCTCGATGAACCGGCAACGGCGGAGCGGATACAGGCGGGCATTGAAGCTGTCTACGCCGAGGGCAAGACACTGACGAAGGATGTCGGCGGCACCAGCGGAACAAAGGCCTTCGCGGATGCCGTGATTGCGGCGATGGAGTCTGCGGCTTAG
- the nrdR gene encoding transcriptional regulator NrdR — protein MKCPYCGFAEDRVVDSRESKEADSIRRRRECERCNKRFTTYERIDEIPYMVVKKDGRREKFDRHKVLDGLMHACLKRPVGSLKLEQIVDETEAFVVDSAERERSTSEVGELIMSRLKAIDTVAYIRFASVYRDFKDVSEFKAELEELLSSKKTGFDIRDLKKRKQER, from the coding sequence ATGAAGTGTCCTTACTGTGGATTTGCCGAAGACCGCGTTGTCGATTCGCGGGAGAGTAAAGAGGCGGACTCGATCCGCCGGCGGCGGGAGTGCGAACGCTGCAATAAACGCTTCACTACCTATGAGCGGATCGACGAGATTCCGTACATGGTCGTCAAGAAGGACGGCCGTCGCGAGAAGTTCGACCGCCACAAGGTGCTCGACGGGCTGATGCATGCCTGCCTGAAGCGCCCTGTTGGTTCATTGAAGCTCGAACAAATTGTCGACGAGACAGAGGCGTTTGTCGTCGATTCGGCGGAGCGCGAGCGCTCCACCAGCGAGGTTGGCGAGTTGATCATGTCACGCCTCAAGGCGATCGACACGGTGGCCTACATTCGCTTCGCGAGCGTCTATCGGGACTTCAAGGACGTCAGTGAGTTCAAGGCGGAGCTCGAAGAACTGCTGAGCAGCAAGAAGACAGGCTTCGACATAAGAGATCTGAAAAAACGAAAACAGGAGAGATGA
- a CDS encoding lysylphosphatidylglycerol synthase transmembrane domain-containing protein, translated as MKKRNGIILVVVVVLAVAVYLNRGRIHFDWGTFGQQIRHISLGHFAAGIALIYGTYWLRSLRWAVFLSPTKKVHAGRLLGSQFIGFTAVALFGRLADLTRPYLLAKRVELSLSSQVAVYTIERMFDLGSAAIIFSSAMAVTPKSLPHHELFVRVGIGSLVVTVAIALFAVAVRVAGGAVAGFARQTIGRLSKPAGESFATKILGFRDGLNTLASFREFLVVLVLSLTMWGMIASAYYQTAHAFVQTPQLATLTFSSTMLLMAASIGGGLLTLPVIGWFTQIAAMAAAMQAFYGAPIESATACGALLLIVTTLSIVPVGLIFAQLEQVSLTRVTDESAEAGTVVVAD; from the coding sequence ATGAAGAAGCGGAATGGAATCATCCTAGTCGTCGTGGTCGTCCTTGCGGTCGCGGTGTATCTGAATCGCGGCAGAATCCATTTTGACTGGGGAACGTTTGGGCAACAGATCCGTCATATCAGCCTGGGACACTTCGCCGCCGGGATAGCACTGATCTACGGGACGTACTGGCTGCGCTCGCTCCGATGGGCCGTCTTCCTCTCGCCGACCAAAAAGGTGCACGCCGGACGGCTGCTCGGATCGCAGTTCATCGGCTTTACAGCGGTTGCGCTCTTCGGCCGGTTGGCCGATCTGACGCGCCCCTATCTGCTAGCCAAACGCGTCGAACTGTCGCTCAGCTCGCAGGTTGCGGTCTATACCATCGAGCGGATGTTCGATCTGGGATCCGCGGCGATCATCTTTTCGAGCGCGATGGCGGTGACGCCAAAGAGTTTGCCGCATCATGAGCTGTTCGTGCGGGTCGGCATCGGCAGCTTAGTGGTCACCGTGGCAATCGCCCTCTTCGCGGTTGCGGTCCGCGTCGCTGGAGGAGCGGTCGCAGGCTTCGCACGGCAGACCATCGGGCGGCTGTCCAAGCCCGCGGGCGAGAGCTTCGCCACGAAGATCCTCGGCTTTCGCGATGGCCTGAACACGCTGGCATCGTTCCGCGAGTTCCTGGTCGTGCTGGTCCTTTCACTGACGATGTGGGGCATGATCGCCAGTGCCTACTACCAGACGGCGCACGCGTTTGTGCAGACGCCGCAGTTGGCCACGCTCACCTTCTCGAGCACCATGTTGCTGATGGCGGCAAGCATTGGGGGCGGCCTGTTGACGCTTCCTGTGATCGGCTGGTTCACCCAGATCGCGGCGATGGCGGCGGCCATGCAAGCGTTTTATGGCGCTCCCATCGAGTCAGCCACCGCTTGCGGCGCTCTGCTGCTGATCGTTACGACGCTGAGTATCGTGCCTGTGGGGCTGATCTTCGCGCAGCTCGAGCAGGTAAGCCTGACACGGGTTACCGACGAGAGTGCCGAGGCAGGGACAGTAGTCGTGGCCGATTGA
- a CDS encoding lytic transglycosylase domain-containing protein, with product MDLSDLVRRTLCILAAAGAFAPLAHAAEHVTLKNGFELDCVRREVDGERVRLYFAGTTENSANYLEVDSASIQRIETVPDAPVSSAAPTAIKSTIDSSEAPPTAAEMHEMLARAGEQHHIDADMLASVVKAESGGQVHAVSRTGARGLMQLMPGTAAQLGVADSFRADQNIAGGTAYLDQLLTRYHDNVALALAAYNAGPGAVDRWHGVPPYRETRAYVARVIREFNRRKQMTMMASAK from the coding sequence ATGGATCTTTCCGATCTGGTTCGGCGCACACTCTGCATACTGGCGGCGGCGGGGGCATTCGCTCCGCTGGCGCATGCGGCAGAGCACGTGACCCTGAAGAACGGATTCGAATTGGACTGTGTTCGGCGCGAGGTGGATGGCGAGCGCGTCCGGCTCTATTTTGCGGGCACGACGGAAAACTCCGCGAACTATCTTGAGGTCGATTCAGCCTCAATCCAGCGTATCGAGACGGTGCCGGATGCTCCTGTTTCGTCAGCCGCTCCCACTGCGATCAAGTCCACAATAGACAGCAGTGAGGCTCCTCCCACAGCAGCAGAGATGCATGAGATGCTGGCCCGCGCAGGTGAGCAGCATCATATCGATGCAGACATGTTGGCAAGCGTTGTGAAGGCGGAGAGTGGCGGACAGGTACATGCTGTCTCGCGAACCGGAGCGCGTGGCCTGATGCAGTTGATGCCGGGAACGGCGGCACAGCTTGGCGTGGCCGATTCCTTCCGGGCAGATCAGAACATCGCGGGCGGAACAGCGTATCTTGACCAGTTGCTGACGCGGTATCACGACAACGTCGCCCTCGCGCTCGCCGCATACAACGCAGGACCGGGAGCGGTGGACCGGTGGCATGGCGTTCCGCCCTACCGCGAGACGCGCGCCTATGTGGCTCGTGTTATCCGCGAGTTCAACCGCCGCAAGCAGATGACCATGATGGCCAGTGCAAAATAG
- a CDS encoding HAD-IIB family hydrolase — MIRMIALDMDGTLLGSNGTISARNLAALKSAEAAGIQVVIATGRRHCYAMRQLRGLGLSEENALVSSNGTVTRTLGAGSRLLDRNFLSIETSHWLCEHLAEFRNALVMTFDRVGADGEDARGALVVEHLEELHGSIDRWMTANAPYIERIVPIEKALAGDAPIQMMLCGTVERMRRAEARLLEHPGVSAVGITPPGSKPGAKVALSRTEYPDRDLSIVDILPAGCSKGAALLRLAEDWDIRPEELMAVGDNWNDVSMLEIAGRPVLMDNAPEDLKELAAERGWLLGGHHDADGVAEAIEPLLEAGVSIEPASALGRW, encoded by the coding sequence ATGATTCGCATGATCGCCCTCGATATGGATGGGACGCTGCTGGGCTCGAACGGCACGATAAGCGCCAGAAATCTGGCTGCATTGAAATCGGCGGAGGCTGCCGGGATACAGGTGGTGATCGCGACCGGACGGCGGCACTGCTATGCGATGCGCCAGCTTCGCGGGCTCGGATTGAGCGAGGAGAACGCGCTGGTCAGCTCAAACGGCACGGTGACGCGGACATTGGGAGCGGGGTCGCGGCTTTTGGACCGGAACTTCCTCTCTATCGAGACCTCACATTGGCTGTGCGAGCATCTGGCCGAGTTCCGCAATGCACTCGTGATGACCTTTGACCGGGTGGGAGCGGATGGCGAGGACGCTCGCGGGGCCCTGGTTGTCGAGCATCTGGAAGAGCTGCACGGCAGCATCGATCGCTGGATGACCGCGAACGCGCCGTACATCGAACGGATTGTCCCGATCGAAAAGGCCCTGGCGGGAGACGCTCCAATCCAGATGATGCTGTGCGGAACGGTCGAGCGGATGCGCCGCGCCGAGGCTCGTCTGCTGGAGCATCCGGGCGTCTCTGCCGTCGGCATCACGCCGCCCGGCTCCAAACCGGGGGCTAAGGTTGCGCTGAGCCGCACTGAATACCCGGACCGCGACCTGAGCATCGTAGACATTCTGCCCGCAGGATGCAGCAAAGGAGCGGCGCTGCTGCGGCTGGCCGAGGACTGGGATATCCGGCCGGAGGAGCTGATGGCGGTCGGCGACAACTGGAATGACGTCTCCATGCTTGAGATCGCCGGACGGCCCGTACTGATGGACAACGCTCCAGAAGACCTGAAGGAGCTAGCTGCCGAACGAGGGTGGCTGCTGGGCGGTCACCACGATGCCGATGGCGTGGCTGAAGCGATTGAACCGCTTCTGGAGGCTGGTGTCTCAATTGAGCCAGCCAGCGCTCTGGGGCGGTGGTAG